CGACCAGGCTGACCCGCCGTCCCGAGGTGCGGTGCAACCGCTCGAGTCGGTCGCGCAGCGTGTGGACGACGTGGCCCGTCGGTCCCCGGTTGAGGCCCAGACTCCAGCCGGACACGTCGTGGCCGAGGGCGCGCAGCGCGGTTCGCAGCACCAGGGTGGCGGGGTCGCCGGTCAGCAGACCCGGCAGCACCAGTACCGGGTGGCCGTCTCCGCGGCGGGCGGTGGCGAGCAACGGCCAGGTGGTCGCGAGGGCGGCGAGGTCCAGTCCCGCCCGCGGCGGCTCGGTGAGGAGCGAGGCCCGTGAGGGGAGACGCGTGACGGCAGGCACCCGGACAGCATCCACGGCGCCGGACGGTCCGTCCGCAGGCCGTCCACAGCAGACCCGCCCGGGCGGTGGGGCCCTGGAGGCGACCCGGACGACGGAGCTGGCCGACCGGGCCGTGGACGAGCTCTCCGGCGGGCAGCGCCGGCGGTGTGGATCGCCATGGCGCTGGCCCAGCAGACCGATCTGCTGCTCCTCGACGAGCCGACGACGTTCCTCGACGTGAGCCACCGGATCGAGGTCCTGGACCTGCTCACCGACCTCAACCGGTCACGCGGCACCACCGTCGTCATGGTGCTGCACGACCTCAACATGGCCGCCCGCTACGCCGACCACCTGGTCGCGCTGACGTCCGGGCGGGTCCACGCGACGGGTGGGCCGCAGCAGGTGCTCACCGAGGAGAGCGTGCGCGCCGTGTTCGGCCTGGACAGCCGGATCATCACCGATCCCACGTCGGGCCGGCCCCTCGTGCTGCCCATCGGCCGCCACCACACGCGGCGCCGGCCGCTGCCCTGCGCGGCGAGTCGGTGGGGGATCCCTCGCGGGACGGGCACCTCGCGCGGTCCAGCGCCGAGGGCGTCACCGCCGACGGTCCCCCTGCGGGACCGCCACGCCCTCGGTGCGGGTGACGGGTGCGGGGGTCGCCGCGGGGTGACTCCCCGCCGCTGCGGCGAGAGGTCGCGAGAACCCCGTTGCCCGGCGCGGCCCCGACGCGCCACGCTCGTCGCGTGCAGCAGCTCCTCTTCCTCTAGGACCGGCCCAGGCCGCACCCCCGACGCTGTCGACGTCCCGGGGTGCGTCCGCGTGCCCCGCGCCGCCCGTCCGGGCGTCGCGTCCCGCCTCGAGGAAGGACTGCCCCCGTGCACCTGCTGATGGTCGGTACCACCGCCCCGAGCCACGTCTACCCCGGCCTCGCCGTCATCGCCGAGCTCGTCCGCCGCGGCCACCGCGTCACCTACGCCGTCGGGGAGCGCCTCGCTCCGCTGGTCGCGCCCACGGGTGCCGACGTGCTCGCGCACCGCTCGCTGCTGCCCACCGCGGACGAGCACTGGCCACAGGACGTGGCCCAGGCGCGCCACGTGTTCCTCGACGAGCAGGCGGCGGTGCTGCCGCTGCTGGAGGAGCAGGCGAGGCCCGATGCGGTGCTCTACGACATCGGCGGCTACGCCGGCCGCGTGGCCGCGCGGCGCTGGGACGTCCCCGCCGTGCAGCTGAGCCCGGCGTACGTCGCCTGGGACGGCTACGAGGAGGACATGGCCGAGCACGAGGCGGCGGTGGCGGCCGGCCCCAGCGGGCGGCGGTTCGCCGCGGCGCTGCGGGACTGGCTCGACGCGCACGGGGTGACCGACGACGGCGAGGCGTTCGTGGGCCGGCCGTCGGCGTGCGTCGTCCTGGTGCCGCGGGTGCTGCAGCCGCACGCCGACCGGGTCGACCCCGACCGCTACGTCTTCGCCGGACCGTGCCCCGACCCGTCGCGGCTGACCGGCTGGGCGCCACCACCCGGCGACGACCGGCCGCTGGTCTACGTCGGCCTGGGCACGGCCTACACCGACCGCCCTGACCTCTACCGACTGTGCCTGCAGGTCCTCGGCGAGGACCACCGCGTGGTCCTCGCCAGCGGCAAGGTCGACCCGGCCGACCTCGGCCCGCTGCCGCGGGGAGCGGTGGTGGCGCGGGTGCAGCCGCAGCTGGACGTCCTGGCGCACGCCGACCTGTTCGTCACCCACGCGGGGATGGGCGGCGCGGGGGAGGCCCTCTGGTACGGCGTGCCGACGGTCGCCGTCCCGCAGGCGGTCGACCAGTTCCTCAACGCCGAGACCCTCGAGCGCATCGGTGCGGGTGTCCGGCTGGGGGCCGTCGAGCCGGTCGCGCTGCGCTCGGCCGTCGCTGCCGCGCGGGCCTGCGCCGGCCGGGCGCGGGCGCTGCGGGGCGAGGTGCGTGCCACCGGCGGGCCCGTCCCCGCGGCCGACGCCGTCGAACGCCTCGCCGCCGGCTGAGTCGCGACGCTCGGACCGCGGCCCGTCCGGGGGCTGCGGGGTGCGGTGGGCCCGACCGCTGC
This region of Geodermatophilus bullaregiensis genomic DNA includes:
- a CDS encoding macrolide family glycosyltransferase, whose product is MHLLMVGTTAPSHVYPGLAVIAELVRRGHRVTYAVGERLAPLVAPTGADVLAHRSLLPTADEHWPQDVAQARHVFLDEQAAVLPLLEEQARPDAVLYDIGGYAGRVAARRWDVPAVQLSPAYVAWDGYEEDMAEHEAAVAAGPSGRRFAAALRDWLDAHGVTDDGEAFVGRPSACVVLVPRVLQPHADRVDPDRYVFAGPCPDPSRLTGWAPPPGDDRPLVYVGLGTAYTDRPDLYRLCLQVLGEDHRVVLASGKVDPADLGPLPRGAVVARVQPQLDVLAHADLFVTHAGMGGAGEALWYGVPTVAVPQAVDQFLNAETLERIGAGVRLGAVEPVALRSAVAAARACAGRARALRGEVRATGGPVPAADAVERLAAG
- a CDS encoding ABC transporter ATP-binding protein, with the protein product MALAQQTDLLLLDEPTTFLDVSHRIEVLDLLTDLNRSRGTTVVMVLHDLNMAARYADHLVALTSGRVHATGGPQQVLTEESVRAVFGLDSRIITDPTSGRPLVLPIGRHHTRRRPLPCAASRWGIPRGTGTSRGPAPRASPPTVPLRDRHALGAGDGCGGRRGVTPRRCGERSREPRCPARPRRATLVACSSSSSSRTGPGRTPDAVDVPGCVRVPRAARPGVASRLEEGLPPCTC